The following proteins are encoded in a genomic region of Phragmites australis chromosome 9, lpPhrAust1.1, whole genome shotgun sequence:
- the LOC133928871 gene encoding uncharacterized protein LOC133928871: protein MPSASKSKTKDRSAAKVAKEQPKIAAKPMGNGTLASSYNNLSGKFHVLEPSASLLGSQGNDKFRNTDEIDEHSRSSQGTGDFDCASNNGSCSGESEDPKEKTTSTAPRADSIPGCDIDKREKIRQKNEKKHQRQKERRAQELHERCKGYLMSRKLEALAQKLVAMGFSSDQATMALIQNEGCVEESVTWLCNFDGSEETKQQLAADQQSGVNLKIDIADELAKIVSLEVKYKCTKQEVERAVVSCEGDLEKAEEVLMTHKQESTTAPSKPEGSGDSSGLTNKQQVMLAQNPARPQTNGFSSVGAQQMRREEKDLNYKLLINGSGPKEPAIKGFQPLAAPTKPEMDRQQFVPPEKRRLNANSVPSVPYVASSPLPVAVPQLKSDTRHVAGSNEVKSAMPNGSLREPVIVMQRPQSAVTKQSLPSTSHSMFASEPSSREWYLNGASGVDIMLNGGLGHGLRNMSLDSVNSAKPFGYANHQQSFVSNPIELAANGWGGTWSSGGTSSSRAVVSTLGAFRGWSSSESSSLSHVDWRTNGIAPYDYTSVDWSVDTTFLNRAAKSEWLSDTWSTMFMGGRSSRAPGNLGGAGIAGLHDSNHPMDPVPSPRSYEWPSFCRGGSS, encoded by the coding sequence ATGCCATCTGCATCCAAGTCCAAGACGAAGGACAGATCAGCTGCAAAAGTTGCAAAAGAGCAACCTAAGATTGCTGCAAAGCCAATGGGGAATGGTACACTTGCAAGTAGTTACAACAACCTCTCAGGAAAGTTCCATGTTCTGGAACCATCAGCCTCTTTGTTGGGTAGCCAAGGTAATGACAAATTCAGGAATACAGATGAAATAGATGAGCATTCTCGTAGCTCCCAGGGCACAGGGGACTTTGATTGCGCCTCCAACAATGGTAGCTGTTCTGGTGAGTCAGAAGATCCAAAGGAAAAAACAACCAGCACTGCGCCTCGAGCAGACTCTATTCCTGGATGTGATATTGATAAACGTGAGAAGATCAGACAGAAGAATGAGAAGAAACATCAACGGCAGAAGGAGAGGCGTGCCCAGGAATTACATGAGCGTTGCAAGGGTTATCTAATGTCCAGAAAATTGGAGGCACTTGCACAGAAGCTTGTTGCGATGGGTTTCTCATCAGATCAAGCAACAATGGCGCTTATACAGAATGAGGGATGTGTTGAGGAGTCTGTTACCTGGCTCTGCAACTTTGATGGCAGTGAGGAAACCAAGCAGCAACTTGCAGCAGATCAACAGTCTGGAGTTAACTTGAAGATTGATATAGCTGATGAGCTTGCAAAAATTGTGAGCTTGGAGGTGAAATATAAGTGTACAAAGCAAGAGGTTGAAAGGGCAGTTGTTTCCTGTGAGGGTGATTTAGAAAAGGCTGAGGAGGTCTTGATGACACATAAGCAAGAATCAACTACAGCCCCATCTAAGCCTGAGGGATCTGGCGATTCAAGTGGCTTGACGAACAAGCAGCAAGTCATGCTTGCACAGAATCCTGCAAGGCCTCAAACAAATGGATTTTCTTCAGTAGGAGCTCAGCAAAtgaggagagaggagaaagaCTTAAACTATAAGCTTTTGATTAATGGTAGTGGTCCAAAGGAACCTGCAATTAAAGGCTTTCAGCCATTGGCTGCACCAACTAAGCCAGAGATGGATCGTCAACAATTTGTTCCACCTGAGAAGAGGCGGCTTAATGCCAACTCGGTCCCATCAGTTCCTTATGTGGCGTCTTCTCCTTTGCCTGTTGCTGTACCGCAACTGAAGTCAGACACACGACATGTGGCAGGAAGCAATGAGGTGAAAAGTGCAATGCCCAATGGAAGTTTGCGAGAGCCAGTAATTGTAATGCAGCGTCCTCAATCTGCAGTTACCAAGCAGAGCCTACCATCCACAAGCCATAGTATGTTTGCATCAGAACCATCCTCAAGGGAATGGTACTTAAATGGTGCATCAGGTGTGGATATAATGTTGAATGGTGGCTTAGGGCATGGACTAAGGAACATGAGTTTGGACAGTGTTAATTCTGCCAAGCCGTTTGGATATGCAAACCATCAACAAAGTTTTGTTTCCAATCCTATAGAGCTTGCTGCCAATGGTTGGGGTGGCACCTGGAGTTCTGGAGGTACATCATCTTCCCGCGCTGTGGTGTCGACACTAGGGGCGTTTAGAGGATGGAGCTCATCTGAGTCCTCATCTTTGTCTCATGTTGATTGGAGAACCAATGGGATAGCACCTTATGACTACACCTCGGTAGACTGGAGCGTAGACACAACATTTTTGAACCGAGCAGCAAAGAGTGAGTGGCTATCGGACACATGGTCAACCATGTTCATGGGTGGCAGATCCTCAAGGGCACCTGGTAACCTCGGTGGTGCAGGCATTGCTGGGTTGCACGACAGTAATCATCCAATGGATCCTGTTCCATCACCTCGTTCATATGAGTGGCCTTCTTTCTGCAGGGGAGGATCTTCCTAG
- the LOC133928870 gene encoding 1-deoxy-D-xylulose-5-phosphate synthase 1, chloroplastic has product MALSTLSVPRGFLGVPPQDPHFAPAVELQLHKQLQARPLKPRRRSSCVSASLSEREAEYYSQRPPTPLLDTINYPIHMKNLSAKELRQLADELRSDVIFHVSKTGGHLGSSLGVVELTVALHYVFNAPQDRILWDVGHQSYPHKILTGRRDKMPTMRQTNGLAGFTKRAESEYDCFGTGHSSTTISAALGMAVGRDLKGRKNNVVAVIGDGAMTAGQAYEAMNNAGYLDSDMIVILNDNKQVSLPTATLDGPVPPVGALSGALSKLQSSRPLRELREVAKGVTKQIGGSVHELAAKVDEYARGMISGPGSTLFEELGLYYIGPVDGHNIDDIITILNDVKSTKTTGPVLIHVVTEKGRGYPYAERAADKYHGVAKFDPATGKQFKSPAKTLSYTNYFAEALIAEAEQDSKIVAIHAAMGGGTGLNYFLRRFPNRCFDVGIAEQHAVTFAAGLACEGLKPFCAIYSSFLQRGYDQVVHDVDLQKLPVRFAMDRAGLVGADGPTHCGAFDVTYMACLPNMVVMAPSDEAELCHMVATAAAIDDRPSCFRYPRGNGIGAPLPPNYKGVPLEVGKGRILMEGDRVALLGYGSAVQYCLAAASLVECHGLKVTVADARFCKPLDHALIRSLAKSHEVLITVEEGSIGGFGSHVVQFMALDGLLDGKLKWRPLVLPDRYIDHGSPADQLAEAGLTPSHIAATVFNILGQNREALAIMSVPNV; this is encoded by the exons ATGGCGCTGTCGACGCTCTCTGTTCCGAGGGGCTTCCTCGGCGTGCCGCCTCAGGACCCCCATTTTGCTCCTGCGGTGGAGCTCCAGCTTCACAAGCAGCTCCAGGCCAGGCCTCTCAAG CCTCGGCGGAGGTCGTCATGCGTGTCCGCGTCGCTGTCGGAGCGGGAGGCAGAGTACTACTCGCAGCGGCCGCCGACGCCGCTGCTGGACACCATCAACTACCCCATCCACATGAAGAACCTATCCGCAAAGGAGCTGCGGCAGCTCGCCGACGAGCTCCGCTCCGACGTCATCTTCCACGTCTCCAAGACTGGCGGCCACCTCGGGTCCAGCCTAGGCGTGGTGGAGCTCACGGTGGCGCTGCACTACGTCTTCAACGCGCCGCAGGACCGCATCCTCTGGGACGTCGGCCACCAG TCGTACCCGCACAAAATCCTGACGGGGCGGCGCGACAAGATGCCGACGATGCGGCAGACCAACGGGCTGGCGGGCTTCACCAAGCGCGCCGAGAGCGAGTACGACTGCTTCGGCACGGGCCAcagctccaccaccatctccgcCGCGCTCGGGATGGCGGTGGGGCGGGACCTCAAAGGCCGGAAGAATAACGTGGTGGCGGTGATTGGGGACGGGGCCATGACGGCGGGGCAGGCTTACGAGGCCATGAACAACGCTGGGTACCTCGACTCCGACATGATTGTGATCCTGAACGACAACAAGCAGGTGTCGCTGCCGACGGCGACGCTGGACGGGCCGGTGCCGCCCGTGGGCGCGCTCAGCGGCGCCCTCAGCAAGCTGCAGTCCAGCAGGCCGCTCAGGgagctcagggaggtggccaaG GGAGTGACGAAGCAGATCGGTGGGTCGGTGCACGAGCTGGCGGCAAAGGTGGACGAGTACGCCCGCGGCATGATCAGCGGCCCCGGTTCGACGCTGTTCGAGGAGCTCGGCCTCTACTACATCGGCCCCGTCGACGGCCACAACATCGACGACATCATCACCATCCTCAACGACGTCAAGAGCACAAAGACCACCGGCCCCGTCCTCATCCACGTCGTCACCGAGAAAGGCCGCGGCTACCCCTACGCCGAGCGAGCCGCCGACAAGTACCACG GTGTAGCAAAGTTCGACCCGGCCACGGGGAAGCAGTTCAAGTCCCCCGCCAAGACGCTGTCCTACACCAACTATTTCGCCGAGGCGCTCATCGCCGAGGCGGAGCAGGACAGCAAGATCGTCGCCATCCACGCAGCCATGGGAGGCGGCACAGGGCTCAACTACTTCCTCCGCCGCTTCCCGAACCGGTGCTTCGATGTCGGCATCGCCGAGCAGCACGCCGTGACGTTCGCGGCCGGCCTGGCCTGCGAGGGCCTCAAGCCGTTCTGCGCCATCTACTCGTCTTTCCTGCAGCGAGGCTATGACCAG GTTGTGCATGATGTTGATCTCCAGAAGCTCCCGGTGAGGTTCGCCATGGACCGCGCCGGGCTGGTCGGCGCGGACGGGCCGACCCACTGCGGGGCGTTCGATGTCACGTACATGGCGTGCCTGCCCAACATGGTTGTCATGGCCCCGTCCGACGAGGCCGAGCTCTGCCACATGGTTGCCACCGCCGCGGCCATCGACGACCGCCCGTCCTGCTTCCGCTACCCGAGAGGCAACGGCATTGGCGCCCCCTTGCCGCCCAACTACAAAGGCGTTCCCCTCGAG GTTGGCAAAGGCAGGATTCTGATGGAGGGCGACCGGGTGGCGCTGCTGGGGTACGGGTCGGCGGTGCAGTACTGCCTAGCCGCAGCGTCCCTCGTGGAGTGCCACGGCCTCAAGGTCACCGTCGCCGACGCGAGGTTCTGCAAGCCGCTGGACCACGCCCTGATCAGGAGCCTGGCCAAGTCCCACGAGGTGCTCATCACCGTGGAGGAAGGGTCCATCGGAGGTTTCGGCTCGCACGTCGTCCAGTTCATGGCGCTGGACGGCCTTCTTGACGGCAAACTCAAG TGGCGGCCGCTGGTGCTTCCGGACAGGTACATCGACCATGGATCACCGGCCGATCAGTTGGCCGAGGCCGGCCTGACGCCGTCACACATCGCCGCGACGGTGTTCAACATCCTTGGACAGAACAGGGAGGCCCTTGCCATCATGTCGGTGCCGAACGTGTAG